From the genome of Colias croceus chromosome 9, ilColCroc2.1, one region includes:
- the LOC123694287 gene encoding uncharacterized protein LOC123694287: MKNKLGGNFEGSEKFSGDLPVKVRQQAPKPRRESMAPKIVVCPPVEEMSEPITPPRGSRLLKALSRRLSRRTEEDSMESSSSNESMSYDAGRSDDPSSCSTSDSGSEESERRRRHRSTVSLRRVFQHLNLSSRSQSCSPTERHRQPKKQSQPKRILRPPITYTYVRGLSGLPTQRVPRHTVCCASMGLNR; the protein is encoded by the coding sequence ATGAAAAACAAATTGGGAGGAAACTTTGAAGGCAGTGAGAAGTTTTCCGGTGATCTACCGGTCAAAGTACGCCAACAAGCACCGAAACCCCGTCGTGAATCCATGGCTCCTAAAATTGTCGTGTGTCCACCAGTTGAAGAAATGTCTGAACCAATTACACCGCCTCGTGGATCCCGCCTGCTGAAAGCTTTGAGCCGGCGGCTCTCTCGCCGCACCGAGGAAGACTCCATGGAAAGCTCGAGCAGCAACGAAAGTATGTCTTACGACGCCGGTCGCAGTGATGATCCCTCATCCTGCTCAACTAGCGACTCCGGCAGCGAAGAATCCGAACGTCGCCGTCGACACAGATCAACAGTTTCTCTTAGACGTGTATTTCAACATCTTAATCTATCGAGCCGATCGCAATCTTGTTCTCCGACCGAACGTCATCGCCAACCAAAGAAGCAATCTCAGCCAAAACGCATCCTGAGGCCACCGATCACCTACACGTACGTTCGAGGATTATCTGGCCTACCAACCCAAAGAGTTCCCCGTCACACAGTTTGCTGCGCATCCATGGGGCTCAACCGATAA